A region of Vitis riparia cultivar Riparia Gloire de Montpellier isolate 1030 chromosome 1, EGFV_Vit.rip_1.0, whole genome shotgun sequence DNA encodes the following proteins:
- the LOC117913434 gene encoding probable RNA-binding protein 19, with amino-acid sequence MLLEQQVEGISDVDIDPDRVESRSLFVKNLNFKTSGESLRKHFSEHMKEGKIRSVRVKEHLKNGKNVSMGFGFIEFDSVETAVNVCSNIQGTVLDGHALILQLCHAKKDEQVLKKVDKDKSSTKLIVRNVAFEATEKDLRQLFSPFGQIKSLRLPMKFGSHRGFAFVEFVTKQEAQNALQALSSTHLYGRHLVMERAKEGESLEELRARTAAQFTDQNPTKLSRKRKHMAALDEGTVKFERIAD; translated from the exons ATGTTACTAGAACAACAGGTGGAAGGAATATCAGATGTGGATATTGATCCTGATAGAGTTGAG TCGCGGTCCCTGTTTGTCAAGAACCTAAATTTTAAGACGTCTGGTGAGAGTTTGAGAAAGCATTTTAGTGAACACATGAAGGAGGGAAAAATCCGAAGTGTCAGG GTGAAGGAGCACTTGAAAAATGGGAAGAATGTGTCAATGGGTTTTGGTTTTATAGAGTTTGATTCAGTTGAGACAGCAGTCAATGTTTGCAGCAATATACAG GGTACTGTTCTGGATGGTCATGCTCTCATCCTGCAACTATGTCATGCCAAGAAGGATGAACAAGTGCTGAAAAAGGTTGATAAGGATAAGAGTTCAACAAAATTAATTGTGAGAAATGTTGCTTTTGAGGCAACAGAGAAAGATCTGAGACAGTTGTTTAGTCCATTTGGCCAG ATCAAGAGCTTAAGACTTCCAATGAAGTTTGGAAGCCATAGAGGCTTTGCATTTGTTGAATTTGTCACAAAGCAAGAGGCACAGAATGCTCTGCAAGCTCTTTCAAGCACTCATCTGTACGGTCGGCATCTG GTCATGGAGAGAGCCAAGGAAGGTGAGAGCTTGGAAGAATTACGGGCTAGAACAGCTGCTCAGTTTACAGATCAGAATCCAACCAAGTTATCCAGGAAAAGGAAGCACATGGCCGCATTGGATGAAGGCACTGTTAAGTTTGAAAGGATTGCAGATTAG